A portion of the Salminus brasiliensis chromosome 9, fSalBra1.hap2, whole genome shotgun sequence genome contains these proteins:
- the enosf1 gene encoding mitochondrial enolase superfamily member 1 → MSKGKITKLTVSDVRFPTSLEQHGSDAMHTDPDYSVAYVVIEADEGLKGYGITFTVGRGTEIVVCAVEALSTLVIGKTLEEIVSDFRGFYRLLTSDGQMRWIGPEKGVIHLATAAILNAIWDMWARAEGKPLWKLLVDMEPRQLVRCIDFRYITDALTEQEALDILEKAKEGKQQREEQMLKEGYPAYTTSCAWLGYSDEQLTKLCSAALAEGWTRFKVKVGADLQDDIRRCSLIRKMIGPEKTLMIDANQRWDVAEAISWVTKLAEFRPLWIEEPTCPDDILGHAAISKALAPLGIGVATGEQCHNRVMFKQFLQASALQFVQIDSCRVGSVNENLATILMAAKFNVPVCPHAGGVGLCELVQHLIIFDYISVSACLDNRMCEFVDHLHEHFKSPTVIRNAHYMPPKDPGYSTEMFDESVQKHLFPHGEVWRSILEKNQS, encoded by the exons ATGTCAAAAGGCAAAATTACTAAGCTGACAGTGAGCGACGTGAGATTTCCCACGTCTCTGGAGCAGCACGGATCAGACGCGATG CACACTGACCCGGACTACTCCGTGGCCTATGTTGTTATTGAAGCTGACGAGGGGCTGAAAGGCTACGGGATCACATTCACTGTAGGAAGAGGGACGGAAATCG ttGTGTGTGCTGTAGAAGCCTTGTCTACACTGGTGATCGGTAAGACACTGGAGGAGATAGTGAGTGATTTCAGGGGTTTCTACAGGCTCCTGACCAGTGATGGTCAGATGAGATGG ATCGGGCCCGAGAAAGGAGTTATCCATCTGGCAACTGCAGCCATCCTCAATGCTATCTGGGACATGTGGGCACGTGCAGAGGGCAAG CCCCTGTGGAAGCTCCTAGTTGACATG GAACCCAGACAGCTCGTCCGCTGTATAGATTTTAGATACATCACTGACGCTCTGACCGAGCAGGAAGCTTTAG ATATACTGGAGAAAGCCAAAGAGGGAAAGCAGCAGAGAG AGGAGCAAATGCTAAAGGAAGGGTATCCAGCCTACACTACCTCCTGTGCCTGGCTAGGCTACTCAGATGAACAGCTCACaaag CTGTGTTCTGCAGCACTGGCTGAAGGATGGACCAGGTTCAAAGTGAAAGTGGGTGCAGATCTGCAGGATGACATTCGTAGATGCAGCCTCATTCGGAAGATGATTGGTCCAGAGAAAACCCTG ATGATTGACGCTAACCAGCGATGGGACGTTGCCGAGGCCATTTCTTGGGTAACCAAGTTAGCAGAGTTTCGTCCACTGTGGATTGAGGAACCCACCTGTCCTGATGATATCCTTGGCCATGCAGCCATCTCCAAG GCTCTTGCACCTTTGGGTATTGGAGTTGCCACAGGAGAACAG TGCCATAACAGGGTGATGTTTAAGCAGTTTCTGCAGGCCTCGGCTCTGCAGTTTGTTCAGATTGACAGCTGTAGAGTGGGCAGCGTCAACGAGAACCTTGCCACCATACTGATGGCAGCCAAATTCAATG TTCCTGTGTGTCCTCATGCTGGTGGAGTGGGACTCTGTGAGCTTGTTCAGCATCTCATAATTTTTGACTACATCTCAGTATCTGCTTGCTTGGATAACAG GATGTGTGAATTTGTGGACCACCTTCATGAGCATTTCAAAAGCCCCACTGTGATCAGAAACGCCCACTACATGCCTCCTAAG GATCCTGGATATTCAACTGAAATGTTTGACGAGTCCGTGCAGAAGCACCTGTTTCCTCATGGAGAGGTGTGGAGATCAATTCTGGAGAAGAATCAATCTTAA
- the tyms gene encoding thymidylate synthase isoform X1: MPATSELLHGPPCSEGVEESAGEKKKEEATTTTAAAGGGGGFSLFCDERGYLNQIQYILQNGVKKGDRTGTGVVSVFGLQARYSLRDQFPLLTTKRVFWKGILEELLWFIKLVILQGSTNAKELSEKGVKIWDANGSRDFLDKSGFTEREEGDLGPVYGFQWRHFGAEYKDMHTDYSGQGVDQLQKVIDTIKSNPEDRRIIMCAWNPKDMPLMALPPCHALCQFYVSDGELSCQLYQRSGDIGLGVPFNIASYALLTYMIAHITGLKPGDFVHTLGDAHIYLNHIEPLKVQLQREPRPFPKLRIRRTVECIDDFTAEDFEICDYDPYPTIKMQMAV, from the exons ATGCCAGCCACGTCTGAACTCCTCCACGGGCCGCCGTGCAGCGAAGGTGTAGAGGAGTCTGCaggggagaagaagaaggaggaggctactactactactgctgctgctggtggtggtggtggtttctCCCTGTTCTGTGATGAACGCGGATATCTGAACCAAATCCAGTACATCTTACAAAATGGAGTGAAGAAAGGAGACCGGACAGGAACAGGGGTCGTGTCTGTGTTCGGCTTACAGGCGAGATACAGCCTCAGAG ATCAGTTCCCTCTGCTCACCACAAAGAGAGTCTTCTGGAAGGGTATTCTGGAGGAGCTGTTGTGGTTCATAAAG TTGGTTATCTTGCAGGGTTCAACAAATGCAAAAGAGCTTTCTGAGAAAGGCGTGAAGATCTGGGATGCAAACGGCTCGCGGGACTTCCTGGATAAGAGTGGATTTACTGAGCGTGAGGAGGGTGATCTAGGCCCTGTATATGGTTTCCAATGGCGGCACTTTGGTGCTGAATATAAAGACATGCACACAG ATTACTCCGGGCAAGGTGTTGACCAGTTGCAGAAAGTCATTGACACCATCAAGTCCAACCCAGAGGACAGGAGGATCATTATGTGTGCTTGGAACCCTAAAG ATATGCCTCTGATGGCTCTTCCACCCTGTCATGCTCTGTGCCAGTTCTATGTCTCAGATGGCGAACTGTCTTGCCAATTATACCAGCGCTCAGGAGATATCGGTCTGGGTGTGCCCTTCAATATCGCCAGCTATGCTCTACTGACATACATGATCGCACACATCACAGGACTCAAG CCTGGTGATTTCGTACATACTCTTGGGGATGCCCACATCTACCTTAATCACATTGAACCTCTGAAAGTGCAG CTTCAGAGGGAGCCTCGCCCTTTCCCCAAACTGAGGATCCGTCGCACTGTGGAATGCATTGATGATTTCACAGCTGAGGATTTTGAGATCTGTGACTATGATCCCTACCCCACTATCAAGATGCAAATGGCAGTTTGA
- the tyms gene encoding thymidylate synthase isoform X2, with protein sequence MPATSELLHGPPCSEGVEESAGEKKKEEATTTTAAAGGGGGFSLFCDERGYLNQIQYILQNGVKKGDRTGTGVVSVFGLQARYSLRDQFPLLTTKRVFWKGILEELLWFIKGSTNAKELSEKGVKIWDANGSRDFLDKSGFTEREEGDLGPVYGFQWRHFGAEYKDMHTDYSGQGVDQLQKVIDTIKSNPEDRRIIMCAWNPKDMPLMALPPCHALCQFYVSDGELSCQLYQRSGDIGLGVPFNIASYALLTYMIAHITGLKPGDFVHTLGDAHIYLNHIEPLKVQLQREPRPFPKLRIRRTVECIDDFTAEDFEICDYDPYPTIKMQMAV encoded by the exons ATGCCAGCCACGTCTGAACTCCTCCACGGGCCGCCGTGCAGCGAAGGTGTAGAGGAGTCTGCaggggagaagaagaaggaggaggctactactactactgctgctgctggtggtggtggtggtttctCCCTGTTCTGTGATGAACGCGGATATCTGAACCAAATCCAGTACATCTTACAAAATGGAGTGAAGAAAGGAGACCGGACAGGAACAGGGGTCGTGTCTGTGTTCGGCTTACAGGCGAGATACAGCCTCAGAG ATCAGTTCCCTCTGCTCACCACAAAGAGAGTCTTCTGGAAGGGTATTCTGGAGGAGCTGTTGTGGTTCATAAAG GGTTCAACAAATGCAAAAGAGCTTTCTGAGAAAGGCGTGAAGATCTGGGATGCAAACGGCTCGCGGGACTTCCTGGATAAGAGTGGATTTACTGAGCGTGAGGAGGGTGATCTAGGCCCTGTATATGGTTTCCAATGGCGGCACTTTGGTGCTGAATATAAAGACATGCACACAG ATTACTCCGGGCAAGGTGTTGACCAGTTGCAGAAAGTCATTGACACCATCAAGTCCAACCCAGAGGACAGGAGGATCATTATGTGTGCTTGGAACCCTAAAG ATATGCCTCTGATGGCTCTTCCACCCTGTCATGCTCTGTGCCAGTTCTATGTCTCAGATGGCGAACTGTCTTGCCAATTATACCAGCGCTCAGGAGATATCGGTCTGGGTGTGCCCTTCAATATCGCCAGCTATGCTCTACTGACATACATGATCGCACACATCACAGGACTCAAG CCTGGTGATTTCGTACATACTCTTGGGGATGCCCACATCTACCTTAATCACATTGAACCTCTGAAAGTGCAG CTTCAGAGGGAGCCTCGCCCTTTCCCCAAACTGAGGATCCGTCGCACTGTGGAATGCATTGATGATTTCACAGCTGAGGATTTTGAGATCTGTGACTATGATCCCTACCCCACTATCAAGATGCAAATGGCAGTTTGA